AACTCCCAGATAAATGGCAATTCTTGAAATATTCATCAGCGTTTCAGGACACCTATTTCTGACAGCATTGACGGGAGATATTCTTTCGTAACGAAATCAAGACCGCGGCTTGCAAATGCCTGCTGTTCAGACTTCAGATTCATTTCAAGCTGCAGATTGATCTCCTTCCTCCAGAAATCAGTCGCAAACCGCGGATCGGTCAGTTCCGACCTTAGTGCAGCAACATCCTGTTCTGTGAGTTTATCGGCAGGCAGATTGTACCGTTGGATATCCGAAGGTTTTACCCCGATAAACTGGGCAGAAGGCGTTGCCAAAAGTTCTGACATGTGGGCAGACTTGATCGAACCGTAGGCAACAGATGCATAAATACGGTAAGACCAGGGATCGCCGTCGGTGAAAACCACAACCGGGATGCCCAGTTCCTCGTTCATTCGTTTCAGCATACGCCGTGTCGCCCGGGCTGGCTGACCCTTCAGGTGAAGAAGGACAGCATTGTAATCTTCATCAAAGCCGTTTTCCTGTAAACGGGAAAACATACCACCTGTTTCGATGGCGATAACGCAGGAAGCATCATGATCCACAAGTTCCACGTTTTCCACATTATTCGGAATATTGTATCCGGCTTCTCCCACATCATCCTGACAGTGGATCTCTTTCATACCCCGCCTGGTATTTTCCCGGATGCGGATCGGGCCGAAAATCGAGGCCCCGTCCTCTTCCGGACGCATATGGAAAAACTCCCTCTGCATAGCAGTGATGATCTCGAGATCTTCGATCAGATAGTTACTCTCGTTCTGAGCTCCGAACTTCGCCTGCTTCCAACCCTCAGAGATGTAATACATTTCTCTTAAAGTCGAGGAACGGTTCTCCTGCAGCTGCGTTTTTATGAACCAGATAACATAGGCCATCTTGAGCATGTGCGTGGCCGACTTCGCAGTCCCGGCATTTCTGACGGACTCTTTGTCACCATACTTCCAGACCTCGGATTCATCATCATATTCGATATTGTATTTTGTCCTAGTAGGAAGAGTGATCGACGGGATCTCCCCGCTGTTCATCTGGTCATACCAGACTTTGGCCATTTCCATAAGACGCTTCTTCGTTGCCGTGTCTCTTTCAGTTGGGTCAGACATCCAGATCCACCACCACTTTGAGGTTTTCAGCCACTCCCTGCATCTCAATCATTCCTCCGCCAAGACCAGTATAGATCACTTCGAATACTTCACCGGCAGCAAGACCGAATTTCCAGATCTTCGTGTACTCGCCATCCATTTCAGATACGAATGAAGGAGGTACGGTCGCATCATCTGCGTTGTCTCCAGAGATATCATACAGGGATATTTCCTGTGATTTTGTTGTGTAGTTATCGATATGGATCATGACTTTCCCGCCGGCTGAGCTTTTCTTGAGAACCACACGACGCATGATCCTTCCCTCAATAATTGAAGTGTCTGGGGTTGGAAGCTCCACGATCTCACCGACCTTCACGGCGATCAGGGGAATCACCGAGCAGATCGCCCGGGCACGGTCATCCTGAAGTTTGTTCCTGTCGCGGCGGGACAGAAACATCTTTAGATCACGACCAAGTTCCTGAAGAGCAAGCGTGATCTCACGCTCGATTTCTGGCACTGCCGCGACGGCATCCTTTGATTCGCTCGTGAACGGAACGTTGGTTGCTGCCACATGCACGAGGATCATTATGGGGCCGGTGGGAAGTCCGGACTGTGAAACCCCATAGGATTTCCAGTTCACATTCTGAACCGCGTTTGTGATCGCACAGGCCCCCTGCTGATAGAGAAGTGGGACACGATTCGCGAATCGCAAAAGAATGGCACTTCCCTCCGGAGGAAGTTTTCCGCCGTATCCTATCGCCGCTTCCACGATGAACGAGTGACCGCCGTATACACTTCCTGGACGTGTCCGTGCCTTGATGAAGTCAAGTTCAAACTCCTTTTCCATTCCTTTCACGATAAGTTCGTCGGTGATTGGGGACAAACACTGTGATGCAGAAGGAGCCGGAATCCTGGTTGTCTGCATGGCATCAAGAAGAGGATTGAGCGATTCGAGACCAAGCGAGGCAACCTTTACTGCGGAATCAAGTTTTGCAGAACTGCAGATCTCAAGAGCGGTTTTCTCCCCGACCTTCGAGAAGCTTTCAACTAAAAACTCTCTAAGAGGCAGATCGGATGCGGTCGTCATCCGTTTTAAGAC
This region of Methanocorpusculum sp. genomic DNA includes:
- a CDS encoding DNA topoisomerase VI subunit B, whose product is MVLADELAKNQRSISVAEFFEKNKQMLGFDSPTRGIITTIKEAIDNSLDACEEAQVLPDILVSVRRISNDVFRVVVEDNGPGIVPEKMPSVFAKLLYGSRFHQVRQTRGQQGIGISAAVLYAQLTTGKPTIVTSRTDAKNKAHTMSLVIKTETNEPEVLSHEEVDWILPHGTRVQLEFKSNIAARKKLIEYLKYTSIVNPHAKFRVEIDDESFTFERVSSEVPPCPVAIKPHPYGIELGVLKRMTTASDLPLREFLVESFSKVGEKTALEICSSAKLDSAVKVASLGLESLNPLLDAMQTTRIPAPSASQCLSPITDELIVKGMEKEFELDFIKARTRPGSVYGGHSFIVEAAIGYGGKLPPEGSAILLRFANRVPLLYQQGACAITNAVQNVNWKSYGVSQSGLPTGPIMILVHVAATNVPFTSESKDAVAAVPEIEREITLALQELGRDLKMFLSRRDRNKLQDDRARAICSVIPLIAVKVGEIVELPTPDTSIIEGRIMRRVVLKKSSAGGKVMIHIDNYTTKSQEISLYDISGDNADDATVPPSFVSEMDGEYTKIWKFGLAAGEVFEVIYTGLGGGMIEMQGVAENLKVVVDLDV
- a CDS encoding DNA topoisomerase IV subunit A; the encoded protein is MSDPTERDTATKKRLMEMAKVWYDQMNSGEIPSITLPTRTKYNIEYDDESEVWKYGDKESVRNAGTAKSATHMLKMAYVIWFIKTQLQENRSSTLREMYYISEGWKQAKFGAQNESNYLIEDLEIITAMQREFFHMRPEEDGASIFGPIRIRENTRRGMKEIHCQDDVGEAGYNIPNNVENVELVDHDASCVIAIETGGMFSRLQENGFDEDYNAVLLHLKGQPARATRRMLKRMNEELGIPVVVFTDGDPWSYRIYASVAYGSIKSAHMSELLATPSAQFIGVKPSDIQRYNLPADKLTEQDVAALRSELTDPRFATDFWRKEINLQLEMNLKSEQQAFASRGLDFVTKEYLPSMLSEIGVLKR